A single Bacteroidales bacterium DNA region contains:
- a CDS encoding DASS family sodium-coupled anion symporter, with protein MMEEKKPLQAVHDPLDMHQYRIEKLPKREKSEFERWLTLLGPPIALITFVVFGFFTQLTFLTGMDPSGLISEEAKKAFEKLGPVAFSRSNHLMLAIFAASILLWLTDAIPNYLTSLLVIISLILCNVLPEKEALAQLGHPVMWLNIMSFVLASMLVTTGVAKRFALWFLLRFGKSAGSIFLSFLVINVVLSAFISATTAKAAILLPIFMVIAAIYGARSGDGKTNFGRNIVLQNLLQINLGAGAFMTGSGANLLAVAIIGGAIGGKIYFTDWLMAQFPVMVGLMLIGYLLAMKVFFPLQPEERKPQIEGGMERLRQEYKTMGKMSFQEIKSVILFILILGFWATDRLHGISATSVAFVGAVIALLPRIGIVKWNDVDIPWHLMLFSAGAYALGAGLSYTDLPAISVNAVFDHMGIGDQTPFWVLYLLMTALMLFSAILFQSKTMRAMIFIPIAIGVAGRFGYDVVSLALPTAFMIEHVYVLPFNSKPAALLYETDMYSYTDTAKYGITMMVISWLVIILAGETWFRLAGITPNGVF; from the coding sequence ATGATGGAAGAAAAGAAGCCCCTTCAGGCAGTGCATGATCCTTTGGACATGCATCAGTACCGCATCGAGAAATTACCCAAAAGGGAAAAGTCGGAATTTGAGCGATGGCTGACGCTCCTCGGCCCTCCGATTGCTTTGATCACCTTTGTCGTTTTTGGTTTCTTTACGCAGTTGACCTTTCTGACCGGCATGGATCCATCCGGACTGATCTCGGAGGAGGCGAAAAAAGCATTTGAAAAACTCGGGCCGGTTGCTTTTTCCAGGAGCAATCACCTGATGCTGGCGATCTTTGCCGCCAGCATCCTGTTGTGGCTCACCGACGCCATTCCCAACTACCTCACCTCCCTGCTGGTCATCATCAGTTTGATCCTCTGCAATGTTCTTCCCGAGAAAGAGGCGCTGGCGCAGCTGGGTCATCCGGTCATGTGGCTCAACATCATGTCGTTCGTTCTTGCCAGCATGCTGGTCACAACAGGAGTCGCAAAGAGGTTCGCCCTGTGGTTCCTTCTGCGGTTTGGGAAAAGTGCCGGTTCGATCTTCCTCAGTTTTCTGGTGATCAATGTGGTGTTATCTGCCTTCATTTCGGCAACCACTGCCAAGGCAGCGATCCTATTGCCCATCTTCATGGTGATTGCCGCCATTTACGGTGCCCGCAGCGGCGACGGCAAAACAAACTTCGGGAGAAACATTGTCCTGCAGAACCTGCTGCAGATCAACCTGGGGGCTGGAGCCTTCATGACAGGTTCGGGTGCAAACCTGCTGGCTGTGGCGATCATCGGGGGAGCCATCGGAGGCAAGATCTATTTTACCGACTGGTTGATGGCGCAATTCCCTGTGATGGTCGGATTGATGCTCATCGGCTATCTTCTGGCGATGAAAGTCTTTTTCCCTCTTCAGCCTGAGGAACGCAAACCGCAGATTGAAGGCGGAATGGAGCGGCTAAGGCAAGAATATAAGACGATGGGGAAAATGAGCTTCCAGGAAATCAAATCCGTGATCCTGTTCATCCTGATCCTTGGTTTCTGGGCAACCGACCGGTTACACGGCATCAGCGCCACCTCTGTGGCGTTCGTTGGAGCGGTCATTGCCTTGCTGCCCCGCATCGGCATCGTGAAGTGGAACGATGTGGATATCCCCTGGCACCTGATGCTTTTTTCGGCTGGAGCCTATGCACTCGGGGCAGGGCTTTCCTATACCGACCTGCCGGCCATCAGCGTCAATGCTGTCTTCGACCATATGGGCATCGGGGATCAGACTCCCTTCTGGGTGCTGTACCTTTTGATGACGGCTCTGATGCTTTTCAGCGCCATTCTCTTCCAATCGAAGACCATGCGTGCCATGATCTTCATCCCCATCGCCATCGGAGTGGCAGGCCGGTTCGGTTACGATGTGGTCAGCCTGGCCCTGCCCACGGCTTTCATGATCGAACACGTTTACGTATTGCCATTCAACAGCAAACCTGCTGCCCTGCTGTACGAAACCGACATGTATTCCTACACCGACACGGCGAAGTACGGGATCACGATGATGGTGATCTCCTGGCTGGTGATCATCCTTGCCGGTGAAACCTGGTTCCGGCTGGCGGGGATCACACCCAACGGGGTTTTTTGA
- a CDS encoding CYTH domain-containing protein has product MAQEIERKFLVKGDFKPFSIKATRITQGYLSSVPERAVRVRIKGNKGYITVKGIGNASGASRYEWEKEIPVEEVEELLKICETGIIDKVRYLVPAGKYTFEVDEFQGENQGLVVAEIELPSEQEPFEKPDWLGAEITGDVRYYNVMLMKHPFTKW; this is encoded by the coding sequence ATGGCACAGGAAATCGAACGGAAATTTCTGGTGAAGGGTGATTTCAAACCTTTCAGCATCAAAGCAACACGCATCACCCAGGGCTATTTATCTTCGGTACCGGAGCGTGCAGTCCGGGTGAGGATCAAAGGCAACAAAGGGTACATTACGGTCAAAGGGATTGGCAACGCATCCGGTGCCAGCCGTTACGAGTGGGAAAAAGAAATACCGGTTGAAGAGGTGGAGGAGTTGCTGAAAATCTGCGAAACCGGCATCATCGACAAAGTCCGGTACCTGGTGCCGGCAGGAAAATATACCTTTGAGGTTGACGAATTCCAGGGTGAGAACCAGGGGCTGGTCGTGGCAGAGATCGAACTCCCATCGGAGCAAGAACCCTTTGAGAAGCCTGATTGGCTTGGTGCAGAGATAACCGGAGATGTTCGTTACTATAACGTCATGCTCATGAAGCACCCATTTACAAAATGGTGA